AACTTGATGCCCTCGCGCAGCTCGATCGTCCACTCGGTGTAGTCGTCGTTCGGCTCGACCGACTGGGCGAGGAACGGCACGGCCTCACCCTCGTCGTTGACCGTGGTGAGCGTGTCGTAGATCGACCGGGCCACCTGGATGCCGGAGATGGCGAGCTGGCCCTCGGGGAGGCACCAGCCGTCGGTGGTCTCGGCCTCGAGGCCGTAGACGACCTTGCCGCCCATCTGGGGCGGGCCGGCGTCCTCGTCGGTGCCACCGCCACCGTCCGACTCTGAGCTGCTCCCCCCACCGCCGCACGCGACGGCGACGAGCGCGAAGACCAGTACCAGCGCGGCGCGAATCGTCCAGCGCGACGTGGTACCGCTCGGATTCCTCTTGCGTCGTCCCACCTTCGTCCCCTCTCGTGACACCCGTCACATGTGACCAGCGGATTGCGAACGTACGAGCCTCTTGGACAATTGTCAACTACGTGTGGGCCTGCCAGGGACTATGCGTTCCCGGGCCGGATAGCGCGCGTTGTGGCAGGCCACCCGGGGAGCAGTCGCATCAATTCGGGTTAACGGCGCTACCTCACGCGTAGCTCACACGGTCACCGCTTGCGGGTCAGCGTGAGGCCGTCGAAAGCCGGGAGAACCACCGCGTCGACCCGCTCGTCGTGGGTCACCAGGTCGTTGAACGCCTGCAGCGCCTGCACGTTCGGGTCGTCCGACGCCTCGTCGACGATGCGCCCCGACCACAGGGTGTTGTCCGCCAGCAGCAGCCCGCCCGGGCGCACCCGCGGCACCAGCTGCTCCCAGTACGACACGTAGCCGCCCTTGTCGGCATCGATGAACACGAAGTCGAGGTGCTCGTCCTTCGGCAGCTCCCGGAGCGTGTCGAGGCCGGGGCCGAGGCGGAGGTCGATGCGGTCGGCGACGCGGGCCCGCTCCCAGGCCCGGCGGCCGATCTTGGTCCACTCGTCGCTGATGTCGCAGCAGATCAGCTTCCCGTCGGCCGGCAGCGCCCGGGCGATGCACAGGCTGGAGTAGCCGGTGAACGTGCCGACCTCCACGGCGTTGCGGGCCCCGATCAGGCCGACCAGGAACGTGAGCAGCTGCCCCTCGTCCGGTCCGACCTGCATCCCCGCCACGGGGCCGAGCTTGTCGGTCGCCTTGCGGAGGTCTCGGAAGACGGCGTCGACGGGGTAGGAGCCGTGCGCCACGGCGTAGCGCTGGAGCTCGTCGGTGACGGTGAGGGTGCGGACGTCGGTCATCGCCCGGGAACGCTACCGATTGCCGCGGAGCCGCCGTGCCGGCGACGGATCGCTGACCGCCTTCAACCTCCCGTAGGTTCTGGGCATGTCCGATCGTGTGACCGTCAGCGTGGTCGACGGGGTGGCCGACGTGCGGCTCAACCGGCCCGACAAGCTCAACGCCCTCGACCTCGAGATGTTCGCCGCCATCGCCGAGGCCGGCGCCCGGGTGGCCGGCGACGCCGCGGTGCGGGCCGTGGTGCTGTCGGGGGAGGGGCGGGCGTTCTGCGCCGGGCTCGACTTCTCGTCGTTCATGGCTATGGCGGTGGCCGGCAACGAGGCGACGGGTGACGCCTCGTCGGGCAACGGCCTCGCCGCCATCGCCTCGACCGACGGCCGCATCACCCACCTGGGCCAGCAGGTGGCCCACGTGTGGTCGGAGGTGCCGGCGCCGGTGATCGCCGCCGTGTCGGGCCACTGCCTCGGCGGCGGGCTCCAGATCGCTCTCGGCGCCGACCTGCGCATCGTCCACCCGGAGGCGAAGCTGTCGGTGCTGGAGATCCGCTGGGGCCTGACGCCCGACATGACGATCACGGCGACCCTGCCCCGCCTCGTCGGGAGCGACGTCGCCAAGGAGCTGACGTGGACCGGACGCCAGATCTCCGGGGTCGAGGCCCACGAGCTCGGTCTGGCCACGCGGCTGTCCGACGACCCCCGGGCCGCCGCTCTGGCCCTGGCCGCCGAGATCGCCGCCAAGAGCCCGGACGCCATACGGGGCGCGAAGCGCCTGTTCGACCAGTCGGGGCGGGTGTCGCTGGCCGACCAGTACGCCGCCGAGCGTCAGGAGATCGGCGCCCTCATCGGTCGCCCCAACCAGGTCGAGGCCGTCAACGCCTTCTTCGAGAAGCGCCCGGGCGTCTTCACGGATCCGGGCTAGCCCGGTCGCCGTCCCCGTCCTCGTCGTCGTCGTGGTGGGGGAGGTGCTTGGGGAGCACGTGACGGGCCCAGCCGGCGGTCTGCCAGCCGAGCTCGAGGGCGACGCCGGCCATCGCACCGATGCCGACCGAGGCGCCGACCATGGCGGCGGACGGCAGGTCGAGGGCGAAGAAGTCGCGCAGCCACGGCACCGCCAGCACGACCACGAACGCTCCGCCCATCGCCAGCACCAGGCTCGCCCGCCACGGTGAGTGCCGCGGCTTGGCCAGCATCGCCAGCACCCACAGGGTGACCAGGAACAGCGTGATGGTCGCCACCGTGCGCGACTCGGCCCGGCTGACGCTCGCGGTGTCCCGGGCCAGGGCGTAGGCCCCCAGGGTCGCCGCCGCGGCCACGGCCCCCGCGGGCACGGCGAAGCGCAGCACCCGCCCCACGAAACCGGGGTTGTAGCGCTGGTCGTTGGGGGCCAGCGCCAGGAAGAACGCCGGGATGCCGATGGTCAGCGAGCTGATGATCGTGAAGTGCCGGGGCAGGAACGGGAACGGCAGGCCGGCGACACCGACCGCCAGCGCCAGGAGGGTGGCGTACACGGTCTTGGTGAGGAACAGGTTCGCCACCCGCTCGACGTTGGCGATCACCTGCCGCCCCTCGGCCAGCATCGGCGGCAGCGCGGCGAACGACGAGTCGAGGAGCACCACCGGGGCAACTGCTCTGCTCGCCGCCGAGCCCGACCCCATGGCCAGCCCCAGGTCGGCCTCCTTGAGGGCCAGCACGTCGTTCACGCCGTCGCCGGTCATCGCCACCGTGTGGCCCCGCGACTGCAGCGCCCGCACCATCGCCTGCTTCTGGTGCGGCGCCACCCGCCCGAACACCGACGTCCCCTCGAGCACGTCGGCGAGCTCCTCGACGTCGTCGGGGAGCTGGCGGGCGTCGACCGGGTGGTCGGAGCCGGGGACGCCCACCCGCCCGGCGACGGCGCCGACCGTGCGGGGGTCGTCGCCCGAGATCACCTTCACCGCCACGCCCTGGTCGCCGAAGAACGCCAGCGTCTGCGCCGCGTCCGGGCGGACCCGCTCCTCCAGCACCACCAGCGCCACCGGCTCGTTGGGCGGCGGTCCCACCGGTCCGCCCGACCCACCGGACCCGGACGACCCACCGGACCCGGACGACGACGAGGGGTCCCCGTTGACCCGGACGAGCAGCAGCACCCGCTGGCCCTTGCGGGAGTGGTCGTCCACCAGGTCGGCGGCCTTGGCGGCCACGTCGGACGCCACCGCCGCCGACAGCAGTCCGTCGGGCGCCCCCAGCACCCAGTCGCCGTCGCTGCCGAACCCCGTGCCCGAGAACCGCCGGGCCGACGAGAACGCCACCCGCCACGTGGCCGCCCACCCCGGCGACGGCGACGGGAAGCGGGTCGCCAGCGCCGACATGCTGGCGTTCGGCTCGGGGTCGGCCCACGCCAGCGCCCCCAGCGCGGCCTCCACCTGGTCCGGCCGCACCGACGGCGCCAGCAGCTCGGTGTCGACCACCTCCAGCACGGGCTCGGTGATCGTGCCGGTCTTGTCGATGCACACCACGTCGACCCGGGCCAGCACCTCGATCGCCGCCAGCTCCTGCACCAGCACCTTGCGCTGGCCCAACCGGATGACCGACGCCGCGAACGCCACGCTGGTCAGCAGCACCAGGCCCTCGGGGATCATCGAGCCGATGCCCGCCACCGACCCCCGGATCGCCGAGTTGAGCGACTCGTCGGAGCGCAGCTGGCTGAAGATCAGCAGCGCCGCGGTCGGCAGGATCAGCCACGTCACCCAGCGCAGGATCTGGTCGGTGCCCTGCCGCAGCTCGGAGCGCACCAGCGAGAACTGGCGGGCC
This sequence is a window from Acidimicrobiales bacterium. Protein-coding genes within it:
- a CDS encoding class I SAM-dependent methyltransferase, coding for MTDVRTLTVTDELQRYAVAHGSYPVDAVFRDLRKATDKLGPVAGMQVGPDEGQLLTFLVGLIGARNAVEVGTFTGYSSLCIARALPADGKLICCDISDEWTKIGRRAWERARVADRIDLRLGPGLDTLRELPKDEHLDFVFIDADKGGYVSYWEQLVPRVRPGGLLLADNTLWSGRIVDEASDDPNVQALQAFNDLVTHDERVDAVVLPAFDGLTLTRKR
- a CDS encoding crotonase/enoyl-CoA hydratase family protein yields the protein MSDRVTVSVVDGVADVRLNRPDKLNALDLEMFAAIAEAGARVAGDAAVRAVVLSGEGRAFCAGLDFSSFMAMAVAGNEATGDASSGNGLAAIASTDGRITHLGQQVAHVWSEVPAPVIAAVSGHCLGGGLQIALGADLRIVHPEAKLSVLEIRWGLTPDMTITATLPRLVGSDVAKELTWTGRQISGVEAHELGLATRLSDDPRAAALALAAEIAAKSPDAIRGAKRLFDQSGRVSLADQYAAERQEIGALIGRPNQVEAVNAFFEKRPGVFTDPG
- a CDS encoding HAD-IC family P-type ATPase, producing the protein MPTSDPEVSPTEVEELPEGLSESEAADRAARGLTNEAPAESSRSLAAIVRANVFTRFNAILGALLVVILTIGPIQDALFGIVLVVNAGIGIAQELRAKRTLDRLQLLSAPNATVVRGGERRELAVDEIVLGDVVELTPGSQVVADGQVLAADALEVDESLLTGESVPEAKGEGDDVMSGSFVTAGRGWYRADKVGAEAYANHLASEARQFSLVRSELRQGTDQILRWVTWLILPTAALLIFSQLRSDESLNSAIRGSVAGIGSMIPEGLVLLTSVAFAASVIRLGQRKVLVQELAAIEVLARVDVVCIDKTGTITEPVLEVVDTELLAPSVRPDQVEAALGALAWADPEPNASMSALATRFPSPSPGWAATWRVAFSSARRFSGTGFGSDGDWVLGAPDGLLSAAVASDVAAKAADLVDDHSRKGQRVLLLVRVNGDPSSSSGSGGSSGSGGSGGPVGPPPNEPVALVVLEERVRPDAAQTLAFFGDQGVAVKVISGDDPRTVGAVAGRVGVPGSDHPVDARQLPDDVEELADVLEGTSVFGRVAPHQKQAMVRALQSRGHTVAMTGDGVNDVLALKEADLGLAMGSGSAASRAVAPVVLLDSSFAALPPMLAEGRQVIANVERVANLFLTKTVYATLLALAVGVAGLPFPFLPRHFTIISSLTIGIPAFFLALAPNDQRYNPGFVGRVLRFAVPAGAVAAAATLGAYALARDTASVSRAESRTVATITLFLVTLWVLAMLAKPRHSPWRASLVLAMGGAFVVVLAVPWLRDFFALDLPSAAMVGASVGIGAMAGVALELGWQTAGWARHVLPKHLPHHDDDEDGDGDRASPDP